The Acetomicrobium sp. S15 = DSM 107314 genome window below encodes:
- a CDS encoding type II secretion system F family protein, protein MLFYYRAKNMEGGAVEGKLQAQTIEHVVQQLHQQKLIPVHIREDKAKERKSSLWEHLKLLSTVSLRDKAVFFRQLSTMTKAGVPLGSALEVLSQQTANAPLGSTLVEVKGLIDGGHPFHETLSMGKIFSPLMVAMVKAGEEGGVLDESLGRLASFLEWQDALHKKIVSSLTYPAFVLCFALFVAYFTIAFIVPRFAVILGGLGVPLPVITRVLFSVSLWLQEHWYVPAFAVLGAGAALYFVSKSASARPVLDKIKLRLPIVGDILHKIALTRSLRTLSSLVEAGVPILQALDMTAGVTGNALFSSAFKALSEAARRGGSLGEEASRVKAFPIMASHMISVGEQTGRLEEMLGKAADLVEVELDEKVKRLTFVLEPILLIFVGGAVGIIVLSIYLPIVTTIRAMM, encoded by the coding sequence ATGCTGTTTTATTACCGTGCAAAGAACATGGAAGGCGGCGCAGTCGAAGGGAAACTCCAGGCCCAGACAATAGAACATGTGGTCCAGCAGCTGCACCAGCAGAAGCTGATCCCGGTACACATCCGCGAGGATAAGGCGAAGGAGAGAAAATCATCGTTATGGGAACACCTGAAGCTCCTTTCCACCGTAAGCCTGCGGGACAAGGCAGTCTTTTTCCGCCAGCTCTCCACGATGACCAAAGCCGGCGTGCCCTTGGGGAGTGCCCTGGAAGTGCTCTCTCAACAGACCGCAAACGCCCCCTTGGGGAGCACTCTGGTCGAGGTGAAAGGGCTCATCGACGGGGGGCATCCGTTCCATGAGACCCTCAGCATGGGAAAAATCTTCTCCCCCCTAATGGTGGCCATGGTAAAGGCGGGAGAAGAAGGGGGCGTACTGGACGAGAGCTTGGGAAGGCTCGCTTCGTTCTTAGAATGGCAGGACGCGCTGCACAAGAAGATTGTTTCGTCCCTCACGTATCCGGCTTTTGTGCTGTGCTTTGCCCTCTTTGTGGCTTACTTTACGATTGCGTTCATAGTGCCCCGTTTCGCCGTTATCCTCGGGGGATTGGGTGTGCCGCTTCCTGTAATTACGAGAGTTTTGTTTTCGGTGTCGCTTTGGCTGCAGGAGCACTGGTATGTGCCGGCCTTCGCCGTTTTGGGCGCAGGTGCAGCGCTCTATTTCGTGAGCAAGAGCGCCTCTGCGCGCCCTGTCCTCGACAAAATAAAGCTCAGACTCCCAATCGTAGGCGACATCCTCCACAAGATAGCTCTCACCAGGAGCCTGCGCACGCTCTCTTCCCTCGTCGAGGCGGGGGTGCCGATCCTTCAGGCTTTAGATATGACGGCTGGGGTAACGGGAAACGCCCTCTTTTCGAGCGCCTTCAAAGCCTTGAGCGAGGCGGCGCGCCGCGGAGGATCTTTGGGGGAAGAGGCTTCTCGGGTTAAAGCGTTCCCGATCATGGCATCGCACATGATCTCCGTAGGAGAGCAGACGGGTCGCTTGGAGGAGATGCTCGGAAAAGCGGCAGACTTAGTGGAGGTTGAGCTCGACGAGAAAGTGAAACGCCTGACCTTCGTCTTGGAACCGATCCTTTTAATATTCGTAGGCGGCGCGGTGGGCATCATAGTGCTTTCCATATACCTGCCCATCGTGACGACGATACGGGCCATGATGTAG
- a CDS encoding type IV pilus modification PilV family protein, whose translation MLCSRRAFSLIEMIVAMFLIVVALLPLMSVAISSMQLSSFVGGYGTAARLALSKLEELEAEDLSTLGSGSEIVGGYSLSWVASNDVSEARAVRVTVTWRSIMGPRSAEAERLMSPYADASAP comes from the coding sequence ATGCTGTGTTCGAGGCGGGCCTTTTCGCTCATCGAAATGATAGTAGCCATGTTTTTGATCGTTGTCGCCTTGCTGCCCCTCATGTCAGTGGCAATTTCGTCCATGCAGCTATCTTCTTTTGTGGGCGGATACGGCACGGCTGCGCGCCTGGCTTTAAGCAAGCTCGAAGAGCTCGAGGCCGAAGACCTTTCGACCTTGGGCTCCGGTTCGGAAATAGTCGGCGGTTATAGCCTGAGCTGGGTCGCCTCAAACGACGTTTCCGAGGCCAGGGCAGTGCGCGTAACGGTGACCTGGCGTTCGATAATGGGGCCTCGCTCCGCGGAGGCGGAGAGACTGATGAGCCCTTATGCCGACGCCTCGGCGCCGTAA
- a CDS encoding type IV pilus twitching motility protein PilT, with protein MDEIMRLRLHLSDLLSIALSLSASDLHLAVGVPPAFRIDGDLKFAEEVESLADADVRALVRELLTEEQLARLENEWELDFSLSFTAESGKRARFRGNCFIERGHLSIALRMIPFQACSIDQLLLPRLLKDVAKRERGLFLVTGPTGSGKSTTLAAIVKEINDTRRCHVITIEDPIEYLFQNTQSIISQREVGADTKSFASALKRVLRQDPDVIMVGEMRDLETISTTITAAETGHLVLSTLHTPDAAQTIDRIVDVFPAHQQQQVRVQVSNILIGICSQQLLPVAGGGRIVATELLLATPAVRNCIREAKVGQTKTLMQTGRSSGMHTMDQDLARLVRDGVISYDAARVYAHDTKDLERLVFEIAASWPEGRG; from the coding sequence ATGGATGAGATTATGAGGCTCAGACTTCATCTTAGCGATTTGCTGAGTATAGCATTGAGCCTCTCTGCCAGCGATCTACACCTGGCGGTGGGCGTGCCGCCTGCCTTTCGTATAGACGGTGACCTAAAATTCGCCGAAGAAGTCGAGTCGCTTGCCGACGCAGACGTGAGGGCTTTGGTCAGAGAACTGTTGACGGAAGAACAACTTGCGAGGTTGGAAAATGAGTGGGAGCTCGACTTCAGCCTTTCCTTCACGGCCGAAAGCGGAAAGAGAGCGCGCTTTCGGGGCAATTGTTTCATCGAAAGAGGGCACCTTTCTATAGCCCTCAGGATGATACCGTTTCAAGCGTGTTCCATAGATCAGCTCCTCCTGCCTCGGCTCCTCAAAGACGTTGCCAAAAGGGAGCGAGGGCTCTTCCTCGTCACCGGTCCCACGGGAAGCGGCAAGTCCACGACGCTGGCGGCAATTGTAAAGGAAATAAACGATACGAGACGATGCCATGTCATCACTATAGAAGACCCCATTGAATACCTCTTTCAAAACACCCAGTCTATCATATCCCAGAGGGAGGTCGGAGCCGACACGAAGAGCTTCGCCAGCGCCCTCAAAAGGGTCCTCCGCCAGGATCCGGATGTCATCATGGTAGGGGAGATGAGGGACCTCGAGACGATATCGACGACCATCACCGCTGCTGAAACCGGGCACTTGGTCTTATCGACGCTGCACACGCCTGACGCAGCTCAGACGATAGACCGCATCGTAGATGTCTTCCCTGCACATCAGCAGCAACAGGTACGCGTCCAGGTGAGCAACATCCTCATAGGCATATGCTCCCAGCAGCTCCTGCCGGTAGCTGGCGGAGGAAGAATTGTGGCCACAGAGCTGCTTTTGGCCACGCCTGCAGTGAGAAACTGCATCAGAGAGGCCAAGGTGGGACAAACGAAGACGCTTATGCAGACGGGGAGATCCTCGGGCATGCACACAATGGACCAGGATCTGGCGAGGCTGGTAAGAGACGGTGTGATATCCTACGACGCGGCCAGGGTTTATGCCCATGACACTAAAGACCTGGAACGTCTTGTGTTCGAGATCGCTGCAAGCTGGCCGGAGGGGCGAGGATAG
- a CDS encoding prepilin-type N-terminal cleavage/methylation domain-containing protein: MKGTSVVRKGFTLVELLIVMVIIGILASTLMLTMGGGRGKAEATKIVSDLRNLKAAALMYYADNDKWPGGGTDTWQWVTVSLDKYLDREYADGVSVDLYVVKDGSAVFVGYGKIEDDAIKNSLKGIAKDVALYGTDSVSAPAPNDITTPSYYNGQNYVWMIVTK; this comes from the coding sequence GTGAAAGGGACTAGTGTTGTGAGGAAGGGTTTTACGTTGGTAGAACTGCTCATCGTCATGGTCATCATCGGGATATTGGCCAGCACTTTGATGCTCACGATGGGCGGGGGCAGAGGCAAGGCCGAGGCCACAAAGATAGTGAGCGACCTTAGGAATTTGAAAGCCGCTGCCCTCATGTATTACGCCGATAACGACAAGTGGCCGGGTGGTGGGACAGACACTTGGCAGTGGGTAACTGTAAGTTTAGACAAGTACTTAGATAGAGAATATGCCGATGGCGTTTCAGTGGATCTCTACGTAGTTAAGGATGGCAGTGCGGTTTTTGTGGGTTATGGGAAGATAGAGGACGACGCCATCAAAAACTCCCTTAAGGGGATCGCAAAAGATGTGGCTCTCTATGGCACCGATAGTGTTTCAGCTCCTGCACCTAACGATATTACGACACCAAGCTACTACAATGGTCAAAATTACGTCTGGATGATCGTGACGAAATAA